The following are from one region of the Bacillota bacterium genome:
- a CDS encoding ABC transporter substrate-binding protein, producing the protein MRRTVAVLILVGLVGLASVSTFAATKLEVIWMGWPKDKVDVLIDGFKKANPGIEVDMQLIPFAQLFQTLEVRLPSGGTPDVYIVDGPLTPSYAARNFLLPLDGYFTAEELKAWFPASLETGRYKGKLYSIPYATSSAGLFFNKAVFRKYGVPFPPEEPGKRLTWEEVAALARKLTIDENGDGQVDVWGFMFEQIDRPYQLLPLVQSKGAQAIGPDGLTTDGYINSDKFVEVATFYSKFFNEWKVSPQGIPDAAKSREYFGNGKAAMMLGAEWNISRLADFKGLEFGLSSHPYFAGGKAVTPTGSWHVGVNSKTTKKDAAIKFLKYITGHEAAVEWTKLFGHAPARPGVYDALPEVFGNPMWQTLFYEMNNTAVPRPVTPGYLEYELILRETFNSIHYGADPRTSLESAAKRIDRELRKYR; encoded by the coding sequence TTGAGAAGAACAGTGGCGGTTCTGATCTTAGTCGGGCTGGTCGGATTGGCTTCAGTCTCCACATTCGCGGCGACCAAGTTGGAAGTCATATGGATGGGCTGGCCCAAGGACAAGGTGGATGTGCTCATCGACGGCTTCAAGAAAGCCAACCCCGGCATCGAAGTGGACATGCAGCTCATACCCTTCGCCCAGTTATTCCAGACGCTTGAGGTTCGATTGCCGTCCGGCGGGACTCCAGATGTGTACATAGTCGACGGCCCGCTAACGCCGTCTTATGCGGCACGCAACTTCCTACTCCCGCTGGACGGCTATTTCACCGCGGAGGAACTGAAGGCATGGTTCCCCGCCTCGCTTGAGACCGGGCGCTACAAAGGGAAGCTCTATTCCATTCCCTACGCCACATCATCGGCAGGCTTGTTCTTCAACAAGGCCGTTTTCAGGAAATATGGAGTTCCGTTCCCGCCTGAGGAGCCGGGCAAGCGGCTCACGTGGGAGGAGGTTGCAGCACTCGCACGCAAGCTCACCATCGATGAGAACGGCGACGGGCAGGTGGATGTATGGGGATTCATGTTCGAGCAGATCGACAGGCCATACCAGCTCCTGCCGCTCGTGCAGTCCAAGGGAGCTCAGGCCATCGGTCCGGATGGGTTGACTACCGACGGGTACATCAACTCCGACAAGTTCGTGGAGGTCGCGACGTTCTACTCCAAGTTCTTCAACGAATGGAAAGTGAGCCCTCAGGGCATTCCGGACGCTGCGAAGTCCAGGGAGTACTTTGGAAACGGCAAGGCCGCGATGATGCTCGGGGCTGAATGGAACATCTCCAGGCTGGCCGATTTCAAGGGTCTCGAATTCGGGCTATCGTCGCACCCCTACTTTGCGGGCGGCAAAGCGGTTACCCCCACAGGAAGTTGGCATGTCGGAGTCAACTCCAAGACCACCAAGAAAGATGCTGCCATCAAGTTCCTGAAGTACATCACCGGCCACGAAGCTGCGGTGGAATGGACCAAGCTCTTCGGACACGCGCCTGCGCGCCCCGGGGTGTACGACGCGCTTCCCGAGGTGTTTGGGAACCCCATGTGGCAGACGCTCTTCTACGAGATGAACAACACCGCTGTGCCGCGGCCTGTGACACCCGGATACCTGGAGTATGAGCTGATCCTGAGGGAGACCTTCAACTCAATACACTACGGAGCGGATCCTCGGACATCGCTGGAAAGCGCCGCGAAGAGGATAGACAGGGAGCTCAGGAAGTACAGGTAG
- a CDS encoding sugar ABC transporter permease has protein sequence MFRDTKAALVFILPAFVFIGLFKIWPIVLSFGESFTFTSITGAKTFVGLENYGYLFTEDPVFWGSVKTTVLYSLMINPLTVAAALGLALLFNRKARYTGFFRTLSFLPSAISMSVVAVVWGIILDPYYGLANSMLRMVGLAPQPFLTSSTQALMCLAAISLWRSAGYWMMFFLAGLQGIPHEIYEAADIDGASGLQKTFRITLPLLTRTTSFVLVANTAFNFLTFAPVYILTKGGPRGSTNLLMYESFKSAFVNLDIGRATAISSILLVIILLIAVVELRLTRASFDY, from the coding sequence ATGTTCAGAGATACTAAGGCAGCCCTGGTCTTCATACTACCGGCATTTGTCTTCATCGGGCTGTTCAAAATCTGGCCCATCGTGTTGTCGTTTGGTGAGAGTTTCACCTTCACAAGCATCACCGGGGCCAAGACTTTCGTTGGCCTTGAGAACTATGGTTACCTGTTCACCGAGGATCCGGTCTTCTGGGGGTCTGTCAAGACAACGGTGCTCTACTCTCTCATGATTAACCCTCTCACGGTTGCGGCGGCCCTGGGGCTTGCCCTCCTGTTTAACCGGAAAGCTCGTTATACTGGCTTCTTTCGGACGCTGAGTTTCCTTCCGTCCGCAATATCGATGTCCGTGGTGGCGGTGGTCTGGGGCATCATTCTCGATCCCTACTACGGTCTGGCAAACAGTATGTTGAGGATGGTGGGCCTGGCCCCGCAGCCCTTTCTGACCTCGTCCACCCAGGCCCTGATGTGCCTCGCCGCGATCAGCCTGTGGCGCAGCGCAGGGTATTGGATGATGTTCTTCCTCGCGGGGTTGCAGGGTATTCCTCATGAGATTTATGAGGCGGCGGATATCGATGGGGCATCCGGGCTCCAGAAGACGTTTAGAATAACTCTTCCCCTGCTCACCCGCACAACGTCTTTCGTGCTGGTGGCGAACACTGCGTTCAACTTCCTTACATTCGCCCCGGTCTACATCCTGACCAAAGGCGGGCCCAGAGGATCCACGAACCTGCTCATGTACGAGTCCTTCAAGAGCGCTTTCGTGAACCTCGACATAGGAAGGGCCACGGCCATATCATCCATACTCCTGGTTATCATTCTCCTAATAGCAGTTGTAGAGCTGAGGTTGACCAGGGCCTCTTTTGACTACTGA
- a CDS encoding carbohydrate ABC transporter permease, whose protein sequence is MNSAGHKRQNRGVSRLGTVFLLCVLTVVALVYLIPLCWTVASALRPASSLYEYANPLTWRTFVPDRVTLANLQNIFVNLGFGRALANSFIVAVASIVLGVAVNSMAGFALAKFQFPGKGLLFFMVLITFMVPFEAIVIPLYLVVSRLGIINSYYALILPAVGNGLAIFLFKQFFEEVPSELLEAARVDGASWMRIFWGIVMPLSMPVVVSVVVMLFMFQWNALFWPLVAAHSSQYQMVQVAVATHVTAEEAHWANLFSSALAASLPPMLLFLFLQKYYVRGISNTGFK, encoded by the coding sequence ATGAACAGTGCAGGTCATAAGAGGCAAAACAGGGGAGTCTCACGTCTTGGCACGGTGTTCCTCCTCTGCGTCCTTACAGTCGTAGCGCTGGTCTACCTGATCCCGCTCTGCTGGACGGTGGCCTCGGCGCTCAGGCCCGCGAGCTCACTTTACGAGTACGCCAACCCCTTGACGTGGCGCACTTTCGTCCCAGACAGAGTGACCTTGGCGAACCTCCAGAATATCTTCGTGAACCTTGGATTCGGCAGGGCGCTCGCTAACAGCTTCATTGTGGCCGTAGCATCCATTGTCCTCGGGGTGGCGGTGAACTCCATGGCCGGGTTCGCCCTCGCGAAGTTCCAGTTCCCCGGCAAGGGCCTACTCTTCTTCATGGTTCTCATCACCTTCATGGTCCCGTTTGAGGCGATCGTGATACCTCTGTACCTTGTGGTGAGCCGCCTCGGGATCATCAATTCGTACTATGCTCTCATCCTTCCCGCTGTGGGAAACGGCCTGGCGATCTTCCTGTTCAAGCAGTTCTTCGAGGAAGTCCCGTCGGAGCTCCTCGAGGCCGCCAGAGTCGACGGGGCATCCTGGATGCGCATATTCTGGGGCATAGTCATGCCCCTATCCATGCCGGTTGTGGTGTCCGTGGTGGTCATGCTCTTCATGTTCCAGTGGAACGCGTTGTTCTGGCCACTCGTGGCTGCGCATTCCAGCCAGTATCAGATGGTTCAAGTGGCCGTGGCGACGCATGTGACGGCGGAGGAGGCTCACTGGGCTAACCTCTTCAGTTCTGCCCTTGCGGCAAGCCTCCCGCCAATGCTCCTGTTCTTGTTCTTGCAGAAATACTATGTCCGCGGGATTAGCAACACTGGGTTCAAGTAA
- a CDS encoding nucleoside phosphorylase translates to MSQTTGQRDSKTHLGVSVPSLPATMLVPGDPARVLEIGAHFDDYRIVGENRECLTIIGHYRGMEIGACSTGMGGPSTEIAVVELMHLGVKNLIRVGTSGGLDPTVRPGDLIIATGCVRYTGAADAYVPQNYPAVAHHELLMALIEACETLRFRYHVGLGLTVDTFYATKPHLIRSETPVHTQSEHLINQWAEAGVLQVEMETATLFVLGTLLGLRTAAVCTAGSNVALKLRPPEPPSNSPAITAACNAALTLKEWDRLAESAGGRFRPSLLAEKRKDAEDD, encoded by the coding sequence ATGTCGCAGACCACAGGACAGCGGGACTCCAAGACTCACTTGGGGGTATCCGTGCCGAGCCTTCCCGCGACCATGCTGGTTCCGGGGGACCCCGCCCGGGTTCTCGAGATCGGCGCCCACTTTGACGACTACCGGATCGTCGGGGAGAACCGCGAGTGCCTTACAATAATCGGCCACTACCGGGGCATGGAGATCGGGGCGTGCTCTACAGGCATGGGCGGCCCTTCCACAGAGATCGCCGTGGTCGAGCTCATGCATCTGGGAGTGAAGAACCTGATCAGAGTAGGGACCTCCGGAGGGCTTGATCCCACAGTCAGGCCCGGCGACCTGATCATCGCCACGGGGTGTGTCAGATACACGGGGGCAGCGGACGCGTATGTTCCTCAGAACTACCCAGCTGTCGCCCATCATGAGCTGCTCATGGCTCTCATCGAGGCATGCGAAACCCTGCGCTTTCGTTACCACGTGGGCCTGGGGCTGACTGTGGACACGTTCTACGCGACCAAACCGCATCTGATCAGGAGCGAAACCCCGGTCCATACCCAGTCCGAGCATCTCATCAATCAGTGGGCCGAGGCGGGGGTATTGCAGGTGGAAATGGAGACCGCAACCCTCTTCGTCCTCGGGACGCTTCTTGGCTTGCGGACTGCGGCTGTGTGCACGGCTGGGTCAAACGTTGCTTTGAAGCTCAGGCCCCCGGAGCCTCCGTCGAACTCTCCGGCCATCACTGCTGCGTGCAATGCAGCCCTGACACTTAAGGAGTGGGACCGATTGGCTGAATCCGCCGGCGGGCGCTTCAGGCCTTCATTGCTCGCCGAAAAAAGAAAGGATGCAGAAGATGACTAG
- a CDS encoding SDR family oxidoreductase, with the protein MTRVLEGKGAVIVGAAGRIGRAVAEAYLLRGADVLAVDRRGSKLEFEMSDGKGDGDTGRLTPVVMNITDPEDCRELVKVARETLKSVDILVNCPGYIHRAPFTSHPADQLDELWNANVKTVFFLSQAFGAFMAEQGRGKIINFSSVGGLKPEVGHSAYCAAKAAVIAFSRVAALELAPRNVQVNIIAPGPTETIPFTSPFYLEHPEVLRKIEEATPAGRIGHPEDHVGLAVFLASDESRWVTGQVILSDGGLGLV; encoded by the coding sequence ATGACTAGAGTACTCGAAGGGAAAGGCGCTGTAATCGTGGGAGCGGCAGGCCGGATAGGGCGCGCTGTTGCCGAGGCTTACCTGCTACGCGGAGCAGATGTGCTCGCAGTGGACCGTCGGGGAAGCAAGCTTGAGTTCGAGATGTCTGACGGCAAGGGTGACGGTGACACTGGACGGCTGACCCCCGTGGTCATGAACATTACGGACCCCGAGGACTGCCGTGAGCTTGTGAAGGTGGCCAGGGAGACGCTGAAGTCCGTCGATATCCTGGTGAACTGCCCCGGGTACATCCACCGCGCGCCGTTTACCAGTCATCCAGCCGATCAGCTCGATGAGCTGTGGAATGCGAACGTCAAGACCGTGTTCTTTCTCTCTCAGGCTTTCGGCGCATTCATGGCCGAGCAGGGACGCGGCAAGATCATCAACTTCTCCTCCGTGGGCGGGCTCAAGCCGGAAGTCGGGCATTCCGCGTATTGCGCGGCAAAGGCCGCGGTGATAGCGTTTTCCCGCGTTGCAGCGCTCGAACTGGCGCCCAGAAACGTGCAGGTCAATATAATAGCTCCAGGTCCCACAGAGACCATTCCGTTCACATCGCCCTTCTACTTGGAGCACCCGGAGGTGCTCAGGAAGATTGAGGAGGCCACTCCGGCCGGCAGGATAGGTCACCCCGAGGACCATGTCGGGCTTGCAGTCTTCCTGGCTTCCGACGAATCGAGGTGGGTCACAGGGCAGGTAATCCTCTCCGACGGAGGGCTGGGCCTTGTATAA
- a CDS encoding GntR family transcriptional regulator — MGERLIVTNEVYQQIRDKICNLQLRPNIPLVESTLAEDLNVSRTPVREALRMLEGEGLVTIIRGKGAFVSPIHLQDLEDIFVVREALEGVAARTAATKITQSALAALESAFDCAELAWAEGRKGAPVVDEIHSVVLQFGGNRLINDIFSRLQGPILRFHNCALALPRRDERSFQEHKVVFESLKARDPEAAESGMREHLRSTKESLIRSWIGDEARTTLSISRGSGVGGLFPQYGR, encoded by the coding sequence ATGGGCGAACGTTTGATTGTCACCAACGAGGTCTATCAGCAGATTCGAGATAAGATCTGCAATCTGCAACTCCGTCCGAACATCCCCCTGGTAGAAAGCACGCTTGCCGAGGATCTCAATGTGAGCCGCACACCCGTGCGGGAAGCCCTCAGAATGCTCGAGGGTGAAGGACTGGTCACCATTATCAGGGGCAAAGGCGCTTTCGTCTCGCCGATTCATCTTCAGGATCTCGAAGACATCTTCGTGGTCAGAGAGGCTCTCGAGGGCGTGGCCGCCAGGACTGCGGCAACTAAGATCACTCAGTCTGCCCTGGCGGCACTGGAATCTGCGTTCGACTGTGCTGAGTTAGCCTGGGCTGAAGGCCGCAAGGGGGCGCCGGTGGTGGATGAAATCCACTCAGTGGTACTGCAGTTCGGCGGCAACAGGCTGATCAACGATATCTTCTCTCGTCTCCAGGGCCCTATCCTAAGGTTTCACAACTGCGCACTGGCCCTGCCCAGACGGGATGAGCGCTCTTTCCAGGAGCACAAGGTTGTCTTCGAAAGCCTCAAGGCGCGGGACCCCGAGGCGGCGGAATCGGGCATGAGGGAGCACCTGAGGAGTACGAAGGAGTCGCTCATCCGATCGTGGATTGGTGATGAAGCCAGGACGACTCTCTCGATATCTCGAGGATCGGGGGTCGGTGGGCTGTTTCCCCAGTACGGGAGGTGA
- a CDS encoding substrate-binding domain-containing protein, whose amino-acid sequence MKRWAVVAVACLLVFGMVLGTLAASENLPVPKKRYRIGFSNGEMSNSWRWAFVDSMQEWAHKFRNIGPGIDYVWTNAGNDSAKQLMDCENLLAMGVDILIVSPNQDEPLDPVIDMCTAAGVPLIVIDRSLVRQPGVGTYVANITQNYALSGAYQAAYALEWLKAKYGAYKGNIVEIQGIIGASPTTDEYVGIRAILKHYPDVKIIATAEGGYSQVGGRQVMEDFLQRFGPGQIDLVICYNDAEALGAIEAIEAAGRRELLDGRILGKDQQVTFVEQILAGRGLMTTECPPYYGPYAIPTAIRYLNGEQIPKLIHLPLRNWENPRGPVNLVPAKNMEEILKRHIKFAKDKRLALIPPEAGDFEALTVDLTRWKGYEDVMEYTRTRTFPKGIKDLQNM is encoded by the coding sequence ATGAAGAGATGGGCCGTTGTAGCAGTGGCATGCCTCTTGGTGTTCGGGATGGTTCTCGGCACGTTGGCCGCCAGTGAGAACCTGCCTGTCCCCAAGAAGCGCTACAGAATCGGGTTCTCCAATGGTGAGATGAGTAACTCGTGGCGGTGGGCTTTTGTCGATTCCATGCAGGAGTGGGCACACAAGTTCCGGAATATCGGCCCAGGCATTGACTACGTCTGGACCAATGCCGGCAATGACTCCGCAAAGCAGTTGATGGACTGCGAGAACCTCCTGGCAATGGGTGTTGACATCTTGATCGTGTCGCCGAACCAGGATGAGCCGCTCGATCCCGTGATCGACATGTGCACGGCGGCAGGCGTTCCGCTCATCGTGATCGACAGGTCTCTCGTTCGGCAGCCGGGCGTGGGCACCTACGTGGCCAATATAACGCAGAACTACGCCTTGTCCGGAGCCTACCAAGCTGCGTACGCCCTTGAATGGCTCAAGGCGAAGTATGGCGCTTACAAAGGAAACATCGTTGAGATCCAGGGCATCATCGGTGCATCTCCCACGACTGACGAGTATGTGGGCATAAGGGCGATCCTCAAGCACTATCCTGATGTCAAGATAATCGCGACTGCCGAGGGTGGCTACTCCCAGGTCGGCGGCAGACAGGTCATGGAGGATTTCCTGCAGAGGTTTGGCCCCGGCCAGATTGACTTGGTGATCTGCTACAACGACGCGGAAGCGCTGGGCGCTATTGAGGCGATCGAAGCCGCAGGAAGGCGCGAGCTATTGGATGGCAGGATCCTCGGAAAGGATCAGCAAGTCACTTTCGTTGAGCAGATCTTGGCCGGCCGTGGTCTCATGACGACGGAGTGCCCTCCATACTACGGCCCGTATGCCATACCTACGGCAATCCGTTACCTCAACGGGGAACAGATCCCGAAGTTGATACACCTTCCTCTTCGGAACTGGGAGAACCCTCGTGGTCCCGTGAACTTGGTTCCTGCGAAGAACATGGAAGAGATCCTCAAGCGGCACATCAAGTTCGCCAAGGACAAGCGGCTTGCTCTGATCCCGCCTGAGGCCGGTGATTTCGAGGCTCTGACCGTGGATCTCACCCGCTGGAAGGGCTATGAGGACGTCATGGAGTACACCAGGACCCGCACGTTCCCGAAAGGCATCAAGGACCTGCAGAACATGTAG
- a CDS encoding sugar ABC transporter ATP-binding protein codes for MGELLRLENIGKDYGSTRALDRLTLTLHEGMIYGLVGENGAGKSTLAKIVSGGVRNDRGEIVFLGKNVTGFSPAKAREIGISIVHQGGDLAPNLTVLDNIFLGNEPTRFAGILDRAAMRERAGAILNNFGVDIDLESRVETLSTAYQQIITICKALTVPMKLMIVDEGGASLDKSELAKLFAVLRKLKSQGVTVIYISHLLDDVIELCDEVIVLRNGNLVDVVSATEITVTGLSALVVGHEVRSHIEEQVAEGLKSKRQRLRVESVTFKGSSERYSFGVREGEILGITGPVGSGKSELLRAIVGLMPGAHGTVSIDGRKIDTRSPLRMVKEGIAFVPEDRTQEGLVGLRSIEENITLPNLQQWNSLLIDQRELNAKAGQAAAAARIKMASLGQHVFSLSGGNQQKTLIAKWLTGGYKCFLLDEPFQGIDIGAKADIGTVLRELAASGCSVVVASTEFTDLIGLAHRMIVMVKHRFVAELEADDITNKNIINYYQRVAV; via the coding sequence GTGGGGGAGCTGCTCAGGCTTGAGAATATTGGTAAGGATTATGGGAGCACCAGGGCTCTTGATCGTCTGACCCTCACTTTGCACGAGGGTATGATCTACGGGCTGGTGGGAGAGAACGGAGCGGGAAAGAGCACCCTGGCCAAGATTGTCTCAGGTGGCGTGAGGAATGACCGTGGGGAGATCGTCTTCCTGGGCAAGAACGTGACCGGTTTCTCCCCGGCGAAGGCCAGGGAGATCGGAATCTCCATAGTGCATCAAGGGGGCGATCTGGCTCCCAACCTGACTGTGCTGGACAACATATTCCTCGGCAACGAACCGACTAGATTCGCGGGCATACTTGATCGGGCTGCGATGAGGGAGCGCGCTGGAGCCATTCTCAACAACTTCGGCGTTGACATCGATCTGGAATCGAGAGTTGAGACTCTCTCCACTGCCTATCAGCAGATCATCACTATCTGCAAGGCTCTCACGGTACCCATGAAGCTCATGATAGTCGACGAAGGCGGGGCTTCGCTTGACAAGAGCGAGCTTGCGAAACTCTTTGCAGTGTTGCGCAAGCTCAAATCTCAGGGTGTCACGGTGATCTACATCTCTCACCTGCTCGATGATGTGATCGAGCTGTGCGATGAAGTCATCGTGCTGCGAAACGGGAACCTTGTGGATGTTGTGAGCGCAACTGAGATAACGGTCACTGGACTATCGGCCCTTGTGGTCGGGCACGAGGTCAGGTCCCACATCGAGGAACAAGTGGCCGAAGGGCTCAAGAGCAAGCGGCAGCGGCTCAGAGTGGAGTCTGTGACCTTCAAGGGAAGCAGCGAACGTTATTCGTTTGGAGTGAGAGAAGGCGAGATCCTGGGCATAACTGGCCCGGTGGGAAGTGGGAAGTCGGAACTGCTTCGTGCCATTGTTGGTCTCATGCCCGGGGCGCACGGAACCGTCTCCATTGACGGACGCAAGATCGATACCAGGTCCCCCCTGAGAATGGTCAAGGAAGGGATTGCGTTCGTCCCTGAGGACCGCACTCAAGAGGGCCTGGTGGGGCTCAGGTCAATCGAAGAGAACATCACCCTGCCGAACCTGCAGCAATGGAACTCTCTGCTCATAGACCAACGTGAGCTGAACGCCAAGGCTGGGCAGGCTGCTGCTGCAGCGCGCATCAAGATGGCTTCCCTAGGCCAGCATGTCTTCTCCTTGAGTGGCGGGAACCAGCAGAAGACTCTGATAGCCAAGTGGTTGACAGGAGGGTACAAGTGCTTTCTCCTGGATGAGCCATTCCAAGGGATCGACATAGGCGCCAAGGCGGACATCGGAACAGTGCTCAGAGAGCTCGCGGCGAGTGGGTGTTCAGTGGTTGTCGCCTCGACAGAATTCACGGATCTGATTGGGCTTGCCCACAGGATGATCGTCATGGTCAAGCACAGGTTCGTGGCTGAACTTGAGGCAGACGACATAACGAACAAGAACATTATCAACTACTACCAGCGGGTTGCGGTGTGA
- a CDS encoding ABC transporter permease, with product MSTVMERRGRSVDYRGRLNQYGLVVLMLILLVLMAFWNPRFFNARNIGSILRLSAIVGIATIGASFVLLIKGVDITVGAMMGLVSILTAMLLPSFGVSGTITVIILTCAAIGLVTGFLIVVGKTPPIVATLGMMWVLRGISGSITGGRIVRITNETFVTLANASFLGAVPYLFIGFIAAGLAAAYVLDRTSIGKHIYAIGGKEEAAYYSGINVDQVKVLVYVIAAVTYGIGGLFLSSYLRSGMPFTAQGYEFRAITSAALGGIALSGGRGRVGNAVLGAIIITLLYSVVTSLGISPYLQGMVEGSILIGAVYVCQRD from the coding sequence ATGAGCACAGTAATGGAACGCAGGGGAAGGTCGGTGGACTACAGGGGCAGGTTGAACCAGTACGGCCTAGTTGTGCTGATGCTCATCCTCCTCGTGCTGATGGCGTTCTGGAACCCAAGGTTCTTCAACGCGAGGAACATCGGCTCCATACTGAGACTCTCTGCCATTGTGGGGATCGCCACCATCGGAGCAAGTTTTGTGCTCCTCATCAAGGGTGTCGACATCACTGTCGGCGCCATGATGGGTTTGGTGTCAATACTCACGGCCATGCTTTTGCCGTCCTTCGGAGTCTCTGGCACTATCACCGTCATCATCCTCACTTGTGCCGCAATCGGGCTTGTTACGGGCTTTTTGATCGTCGTGGGCAAGACCCCTCCGATCGTGGCAACCTTAGGCATGATGTGGGTCCTCCGGGGGATATCCGGCAGCATCACCGGCGGCCGGATTGTAAGGATCACCAACGAGACCTTCGTAACTCTTGCGAACGCCTCTTTCCTTGGAGCTGTCCCTTACCTGTTCATCGGGTTCATCGCGGCGGGGCTGGCGGCAGCGTACGTCCTGGATCGGACGAGCATCGGAAAGCATATCTACGCCATCGGGGGAAAGGAAGAGGCCGCCTACTATTCCGGCATCAACGTGGACCAGGTCAAGGTTCTGGTGTATGTGATCGCCGCTGTCACCTACGGCATCGGTGGGCTTTTCCTCTCGTCCTACTTGCGATCCGGCATGCCTTTTACGGCGCAGGGATACGAGTTTCGCGCGATCACCTCGGCGGCATTAGGAGGGATCGCCCTGTCGGGCGGCAGGGGAAGGGTCGGAAATGCGGTTCTGGGAGCCATTATCATCACGTTGCTCTATAGCGTCGTCACGAGCCTCGGAATCTCTCCCTACCTTCAAGGCATGGTGGAAGGAAGTATACTCATAGGGGCTGTCTACGTATGTCAAAGAGACTAG
- a CDS encoding ABC transporter permease produces the protein MSKRLVNTAKTCLKDYNQVFMLLIVVVVATYMTRGVFLRPSNLMGLISRASILGIIAFAQALVVISGGFDLSVGSLVAFAITIIAAVNKSSGLLAATLAAMIATAALGAVNGTLIVKTRIPPFIVTIGMLSMARSASWLIIGSRDIVFYYYKDTIQPLFARWPGGPNFFPILVLGLALAGSWLLLHKSTFGRYLYAIGGNEKTAIASGVPVKRTKVLVYTLSGFMCSVAAIVYLYRICGASPAMGEEYLLESIAAITIGGVSLHGGEGSVWGVLIGIFVLVSITSVLTIAGIRPAVSNAVLGGIVLGAVLIQQWLKRSRLFVSVN, from the coding sequence ATGTCAAAGAGACTAGTGAACACGGCCAAGACGTGCCTCAAAGACTATAACCAGGTGTTCATGCTTCTGATCGTCGTGGTTGTCGCAACCTACATGACCAGAGGCGTCTTCCTCAGGCCCAGCAACCTCATGGGGCTGATCTCGCGCGCGAGCATCCTTGGGATCATCGCTTTCGCCCAGGCGCTTGTGGTTATAAGCGGCGGGTTCGATCTCTCAGTGGGCTCGCTCGTGGCTTTCGCGATTACTATCATCGCAGCCGTGAACAAGAGCAGCGGGCTCCTGGCGGCCACCCTTGCAGCCATGATAGCCACGGCGGCACTGGGCGCGGTGAACGGCACCTTGATCGTCAAGACCCGCATACCCCCTTTCATCGTGACGATCGGGATGCTCTCAATGGCCAGGTCTGCCTCGTGGCTGATCATTGGGAGCAGGGATATTGTATTCTACTACTACAAGGACACAATTCAGCCACTCTTCGCGCGGTGGCCGGGTGGGCCGAACTTCTTCCCAATTCTGGTTCTCGGGCTTGCGCTGGCCGGGAGCTGGCTTCTTCTGCACAAGAGCACGTTCGGACGCTATCTGTACGCCATAGGAGGGAACGAGAAGACTGCGATCGCATCAGGGGTCCCGGTGAAGAGGACCAAGGTTCTTGTATACACGCTTTCCGGGTTCATGTGTAGCGTCGCCGCCATCGTATATCTGTACCGTATATGCGGAGCTTCACCGGCCATGGGCGAGGAGTATCTTCTCGAGTCGATTGCGGCGATAACGATAGGCGGGGTCAGCCTGCACGGCGGTGAGGGAAGCGTCTGGGGTGTTCTGATCGGCATATTCGTTCTCGTAAGCATAACTAGTGTACTGACAATCGCCGGGATCCGTCCGGCTGTGAGCAATGCTGTCCTGGGAGGTATAGTTCTTGGGGCGGTCCTGATCCAACAGTGGCTCAAGAGAAGCCGGCTGTTCGTCTCCGTGAACTAG